A window from Corythoichthys intestinalis isolate RoL2023-P3 chromosome 10, ASM3026506v1, whole genome shotgun sequence encodes these proteins:
- the LOC130923024 gene encoding high choriolytic enzyme 1-like: protein MPRFASLILLVLLALSRAYQEEDEEFPEDEEEDAVDISAMILATNNGTDELLLEGDLLLPKTRNAMKCWSGSCRWRKDFKGYVTVPYVVSGAFPEWEKQKIQAALVSFHSGTCVRFVPRRNEYDYVSVENKGGCFSSLGRQGGRQVLSLNRHGCLYTGIIQHEFNHALGFHHEQTRSDRDKYVRINWGNVDPPMAHNFYRRDTENLETPYDYTSVMHYGKKAFSNNGRDTITPIPDSRVPIGQRRGLSKWDIRRINILYDC from the coding sequence ATGCCTCGCTTTGCTAGCTTGATACTGCTCGTCCTGCTCGCTCTTTCTCGGGCCTATCAAGAAGAAGATGAAGAATTCCCAGAAGATGAGGAGGAAGATGCCGTGGACATCTCCGCCATGATCCTCGCCACCAACAACGGCACCGATGAGCTCCTCCTGGAAGGGGACTTGTTGCTTCCCAAAACCAGGAATGCCATGAAATGCTGGTCCGGGAGCTGCCGCTGGAGGAAGGACTTCAAAGGCTACGTGACTGTCCCTTACGTTGTGAGCGGCGCATTCCCTGAATGGGAGAAGCAAAAGATCCAAGCGGCCTTGGTGTCCTTCCACTCCGGCACCTGCGTCCGCTTCGTTCCACGGCGAAACGAGTACGACTACGTGAGCGTGGAGAACAAAGGCGGTTGCTTCTCGTCTTTGGGGAGGCAAGGCGGCAGGCAGGTGTTATCCCTCAACCGCCACGGGTGCCTCTACACGGGGATCATCCAGCACGAGTTCAACCACGCTCTGGGCTTCCACCACGAGCAGACCAGGAGCGACCGCGACAAATATGTCAGGATCAACTGGGGGAACGTGGACCCGCCAATGGCCCACAATTTCTACAGGCGGGACACTGAAAACCTGGAGACGCCTTACGACTACACCTCCGTCATGCACTATGGGAAAAAGGCCTTCAGCAACAACGGGAGAGACACCATCACTCCCATCCCCGATTCCCGCGTCCCCATCGGCCAAAGACGGGGCCTGTCCAAATGGGACATAAGGAGAATCAACATCCTCTACGACTGTTGA